One Euphorbia lathyris chromosome 1, ddEupLath1.1, whole genome shotgun sequence DNA segment encodes these proteins:
- the LOC136224953 gene encoding carboxylesterase 1-like, translating to MADAEPPNPDFRSWIVSNPDGTHTRVFNYPTVPPNSSSSLPVLTKDIQINSANKTWLRIYLPRHLLDSSSSAANNRRLPLLLYFHGGGFVFFAADSTINHDFCVIMSQRIDAVVVSVEYRSAPEHRLPAAYDDAFEALQFIKSSQEDWLTQFADVSRCFLMGTSAGGNIAYHTGLRVCKSGRELEPLKVQGLVLHHPFFGGLERTGSELKMGNNCGLPLDGTDFLWEYSLPVGSDRDHEYCNPMVSGLNKCQIIRESGLRVLVFGAYGDPMIDRQMGFAKMLEDNGVMNVAHFYEGTHGVEFIDSAKAELMFCILIDFFL from the coding sequence ATGGCAGACGCAGAGCCCCCTAATCCCGATTTCCGAAGTTGGATCGTTTCAAACCCAGATGGAACCCATACCCGTGTCTTTAATTATCCTACTGTACCTCCaaattcatcttcctctcttcctGTCCTAACTAAAGACATCCAAATCAACTCCGCTAACAAAACTTGGCTCCGAATTTACCTTCCACGCCACCTACTCGATTCTTCATCCTCCGCCGCCAACAACCGCCGCCTTCCTCTCCTACTTTATTTTCACGGCGGCGGCTTTGTTTTCTTCGCTGCAGATTCAACCATTAACCATGACTTCTGCGTCATCATGTCTCAACGCATTGATGCAGTTGTAGTCTCCGTTGAGTATCGTAGTGCGCCCGAACACCGCCTTCCGGCTGCATACGACGATGCTTTTGAGGCGCTGCAATTTATAAAGTCTTCTCAAGAGGATTGGTTGACTCAATTTGCTGATGTGTCCAGATGTTTTCTTATGGGCACTAGTGCTGGTGGAAACATTGCGTATCATACGGGGCTCCGAGTTTGTAAATCGGGTCGGGAGTTGGAGCCGTTGAAGGTTCAAGGATTAGTACTTCACCATCCTTTTTTTGGCGGGTTGGAAAGAACCGGGTCGGAGTTGAAAATGGGTAACAACTGTGGTTTGCCGCTGGATGGGACTGATTTTTTGTGGGAATATTCTTTGCCGGTCGGGTCGGATAGGGATCATGAGTACTGTAATCCAATGGTTTCGGGTTTAAACAAGTGCCAAATTATTCGGGAATCGGGTTTGCGGGTACTTGTATTTGGTGCTTATGGGGATCCGATGATTGATCGACAGATGGGATTTGCTAAAATGCTAGAAGATAACGGTGTGATGAATGTGGCTCACTTCTACGAGGGTACTCATGGTGTAGAGTTTATAGATTCagctaaagctgagttaatgttttgtattttaattgatttttttctcTAA